Genomic DNA from Gossypium hirsutum isolate 1008001.06 chromosome A01, Gossypium_hirsutum_v2.1, whole genome shotgun sequence:
TACTATCTACCTGCAGATAAACCAGTGCCATAAAAAACTATAACAGAATTCAGGCTCTGCTAGGTATTAAGGACACAAGTGAGGATGGAAGATTCATTAATCTAAAGGTTGAGCTACAAAGTAGGAAAGTAATTATGAACTTAACCATTTGGTTAACAAATTTTCCGTAACAAAGCATAAAGGGACTTGGTGCTTTGCTTCTCTTCAACTTTTTATCCATGCTAAATGAAAGAAGCTGAGAAAGTCTCAGGAAATTGCTAATTGGCGTGCAAACTACTTGTCATGAATCACAAACAGGGGGAGCAGTAGAAGAGAGATAAGATATAATATGAAATTGCACTTtttataatatttcaaaataGCAAAGCAAAAAGCATCGGAGAGATGAAtacaaaaataaagtttatgTACCTCCACCACCATTCATGATCTTCAGCAGCAAGTTGGAAATATGTCAAAGCCACAGTTATAAAAGCTGTGACAATCAGAAGGATTATGAATACAATAAACAAGATGCTGTATATAGTATAGATCCTGTGGCCCCAGACACTGGCGAATATGTAGTAAAGTTCAATGTAAATAGCACTAAATGGAAGAAATCCAGCCATTGCCATCTGAGGAATGGCACTCCTGTACCAAGGCAATGGTGGAATTTCTCGAGGATACTTCGTGGTGCGGCAAGGAGCTTGGAACTCAGCCCTGCTATTTTTGCCAGCAATACCACCCAGAACAAGCAATGGAGATGTCACGAGTGTCCATATGAGGACTATTACTACAATAGTTCCAAAAGGCAGTGCTGCAGTTGCACTGTATGCAATGGCAACTGTGTTAAGGAAGCAGAATGTAAGAAACAAGGGCCCACAGAAAAGGCAGCCAGTCAATAACAGATTCCTAACCTGTTTATCAGAGAAATCATGTAAATAAATTAGACCACTTAgaaccataaattttagaaacacCACATTAACATTTCATACTAAAAAACCATCTAGACATACCCAGTTTGTCCCTTCAAGCTGACAGTAGAAAGAAGTTGCTACGTAGCCTGCAATCCCTGACGTAAGGGCATATATTACCACCAGGGCAGTAAATAGAGCTCCTCTGTTGTATGGATAAAAGACACCAACCAGTGCAAGCATAAAAATGAAGACCGTTCTGATAGGCATACAAAGTTTCAAAGAAATTACAGAGGGACATCAACTATTGACATAGATTTAGGAATGCATTAAAAGTCACTTCACAATTCTGAAAGAAACAAAAATACAAAACACGTGGAATCCTTACAAAGTGAACAGCTGTGTTCCAGATCCGAGAGCAGCAGCAAAGAGAGATTTGTACTTTGGGAAACGGAATACGTCTCCATGAATATACTTCCATCCAGTCTCTTCTTGATCATCAGCTGCTTCTTCATCTTGACCGTACCTGTtataacaaatcaaatatttatagcaacaaaatgaaagaaataaaagtaaGAGAATTATATCCAAATAAGGAAAGATATAACAGATCTCACTTAATGAAATCATTCTTCAAGACCCGCATGAGAATTGTTGCAAGGAAACCAGTCAAAAGGAGAACCGTCACACAAGAGTTGATAATTGAAAACCAATGAATCTCTAAATGATGCGGCAAAGAAGAAGACATGGAATATCTCTCCATCCTCTTCTCAAAAGGAGTATCAGTTTCCTTCCATTTCACAGTGTACATAAACTCAGCATCAACTTCCTTATCCTCAGTCAAGTCCACGAGCAAATGTGGATCCATCCTTGCGCTGATCTCAATAACACGATCCTTGTTATAAAGTACATCAAACTGGATATGCTTGTAAAGGTAATACTTGTACTCACTGGGATCAGCTTTTCCTTCCTTATCAACTTTGCCAATAAAACCCCAGATAGGCAAATCATCATAGTACATTTGGAAATAATAATCTTTTTCGACCGCCTTTCGGAAAAAGACAACCTCATCCTTTGAAAGTTTCTTCTTACAAACAACGGAAGAATCTTTTTCCTCTTTAAAATTCAGTTTATAAGGAGCACTGACGAGTCGATCTCCATTCAATACCTCACCTAATGCTTCTTTCTTCTCCTTTACATGATCTAAATTCCATTCCAAAAACCAACACCATTTATTAAATCTAAATTGAATTGCTTAAgatctaatttaaaaataaaaacaagagaaaaaaaagaacctGGAGAACAGAAGGGCAGATCAAAGTAGCGATAGGTTTCACtggaaacaaacaaacaaataaataatttgaagaataaacccccaatccaaaaaaataaaaagttgtaaATATAATGAGATTGGAACTTGAATGTTCCAAAGGTGGGTATGGAATGAAGGCATTGAATTGTAAAGACGAGCAACAATCAGATCTAGTAATGAAGGAAGGAAATAAAAGGGTTACCACCTGGGGTTGTGGAAAGGGCCGACCTTGTTGGCGTAGAGAGGGACAGGGTCACCTTCTTTGTAACGGTGGTCGGAGGCGTCGGATCTAACATG
This window encodes:
- the LOC107906317 gene encoding transmembrane 9 superfamily member 2 encodes the protein MRNFGNSPAFVILGVFILSCVSHVRSDASDHRYKEGDPVPLYANKVGPFHNPSETYRYFDLPFCSPDHVKEKKEALGEVLNGDRLVSAPYKLNFKEEKDSSVVCKKKLSKDEVVFFRKAVEKDYYFQMYYDDLPIWGFIGKVDKEGKADPSEYKYYLYKHIQFDVLYNKDRVIEISARMDPHLLVDLTEDKEVDAEFMYTVKWKETDTPFEKRMERYSMSSSLPHHLEIHWFSIINSCVTVLLLTGFLATILMRVLKNDFIKYGQDEEAADDQEETGWKYIHGDVFRFPKYKSLFAAALGSGTQLFTLTVFIFMLALVGVFYPYNRGALFTALVVIYALTSGIAGYVATSFYCQLEGTNWVRNLLLTGCLFCGPLFLTFCFLNTVAIAYSATAALPFGTIVVIVLIWTLVTSPLLVLGGIAGKNSRAEFQAPCRTTKYPREIPPLPWYRSAIPQMAMAGFLPFSAIYIELYYIFASVWGHRIYTIYSILFIVFIILLIVTAFITVALTYFQLAAEDHEWWWRSFLCGGSTGLFIYAYCLYYYYARSDMSGFMQTSFFFGYMACICYGFFLMLGTVGFRASLFFVRHIYRSIKCE